CCGGCTCGGCGAGTGGCGTGGGGTCGCCCGGCGGCTGCTCACCTACCTCGCGGAGGTCGGCGACCGCTTCAAGCCGCTCTTCGTCCGGCAACTGGCGGCCCGCATGGCGCGGATGCTGGGCCCGGAGCTGGTCGAGCGGATGGCACAACGCGCAGATCCGACTCGCCCCGGCGGCCCGCGCCTGAGCCGGCGGGCCGCGGCTGTGCTCCGCCTTGGCCTCGCGGACGAACTCGCGCGCGCCGGCGACGACGCGGCAGCGCGCGCGGCGGCCGGCCGCGCGTTCCCAGACGCGGACACCCCAGCGCTGGCGGCGGCGTGTGTGGCGTACAGCGCCGGCGAGCCGGACCCCGGCCAGCCCCCCGTGTGGTCACCCCACCCTGGCGCGGCGGTCGATCCGGCTGCGCTCCCGATCGCCGTCGGCCCCGACGTCCACCTGCACGACGCGGCCGGCGTCCGCGCTTGGGTCGCCGCCGTCCGTCTCGCCGCCGCCGACCCTGCGGGCGGGCCGGCGACCCTCGAGGCAGAGTGGCGGCGCGTCACAGGGGTCGGCTGGTATCGCTGCTGGCTCCGCTTCGTCTTGGGTCTCTCGCGGGCGGAGGCCGCGCGTTACGCCGGGCAGGCCGCCGACGTCAGCGGCGCCTTCGCAGAGCTCACACGTGACGTCCACCCCTTCCGCGGGCAGCCTCGGGCGTGCGACCTCTGGGCCATCCGCTTGGTCATCCAGGAGAGCATCGCGCGGGGGCTTCGGCTCCTGTGCACGGACGCCGAGTGGCGAGACGCTCTGACAGCGCTGGCCCTCGCCGCCGGTGAGACGTCCACGCGCATGGACCGGGAGGATGGTGGGCCGCTCTCCACGGGCACCGTGCTCGAGGTGCTGCTTCCGCACGCGGCAGATCCCGTCGGGGGTGCCCACGTGCGGGCGACAATCGAGCGCCTGGTGGCAGCCCTCGAGGCGAACGGCACCTACTACCCGACCCATGCGGAGTACGCGATGCGCTTGGCGCGCGCGCGGCACGCGGCGGGCGATGTGGCCGGCGCGCGCGAGGCGTGGGCGCGCGGCGCGGTGTACCTCGGCGCGTACGGATGGCGGAAGGACGTGACCATCTACGACATCATCGAAGGCGCATCCGCCCTTCTCGCGCACTCGCCCGAGCGCGCGCTCCGCGCCCTCGCGGACACGCAGCCGCTCGTACACGCCGTCGTCGCGCACACTGACGGCCGCTCGACCAACCACGCGCCCAATACGTGGCTCCGCGGCGTGCTGGCGGCGCGGATACCGGCGGGCCTCGCGGTCCTCGCCCGCACACTCGTGGAGGAGGACGACCCGAGCGGCTGGGTCAACGCACTGGCGGTGCAACACGCCGCCGCGGCCGCCAGAGGGGCGGGAGACCCCGGGCTCGTGGACGCCGTGCTCGCGACGCTGCGTTTCGAGGCGGACGACCACGACGCGCTCGAGCGCATCGACGCCCGCTTGGCACCGGTCCTCGGCCTGCTCCATACGGATCGTCCGCGAGCGGTTCGGGCGCTCCGGCGAGTGGCCGCCGAGGTGACGGGGGACGGGCGGCGCGACGCCACCACTGCGGCGGCCCGCGTCGTTGCCGTCGCGGAAGAACACGGGCTCTCCGTCCCGCGCATCGCGCGCGACAGCGCGGCCGCCGGCATGTCCGCTGCGTCGGGGCCCCCTAGCGGACTCTCCTCGCCCACGGGGCACGGGTCGAGGCGCTTTCGACCGGACGAGGTAGACCGCGCGCTGGGCCTCCGCGAGCCGCCGTTCGTCCCGAACCCCACCCTGGTCGACCTGCTCGCGGGACTCCGACGGGCGGCGGCCTCACGTCGCTGGGACGAGCCCGGGGGTGCGGAGCACGTGGCGCTCTCCCTCGGCTATCGACTCGGGCAGCTCGTCGACGACGGACGGGAGGACGACGTCGGGCGGCTACTCCGCTTCTTCGCCCGGGACGCAGGGGCTTGGGGGTCGAGCCAGGTGCATCCGCTCGGGACGCTGGCGGATGCCTTGGATGCAGGCGGCTATCCGGGGCCGGCGGCGATCGCATACGCCCTCGCCTTCACGGCTACGCGCGGTGGCAACGGGTGGCACCGCCTCGGCGATACGACCCACGGCTATCTGATCGACCGCGCCATCACGCTCGACCCGGATCTGGCGCGTCAGGTCATCGCGGACGAGGTGGCGTACGCCCTCCGCGAGAGCACGTACAGCAGCGGGATCACGCGGCACCTCGTGGAGCGCCTCGCTGCGTGGGGTGAACCCGAGACGGCGGAGGCGGCGTGGCGCGAGGCGTTAGCGGTCATTCGGCACCGGCTCCCGCTCGTCCCGGCGCAGGGGTGGTTCGCGCCGCTACGAGACGAGCGGGAGCCCGATTGGCCGGATGACGGCTGGTCCGTCGACGAGGCGCTGATGGCGGTGCTGCTCGCCCGCCTCGGGGACCCGCGGCTCGCGCAGAAGGTGCAGGCGCTCACCGGCGTCGTCGATGCGATCGCGCGCCGCCCCGACGCGGTCGCCGCGCCGATGCGCTGGTGGCTCGGACGGAACACGCCGGTAACCGCCGTGCTGCTCGCGTTGGAGGCGCTCGTCCGCGCTGAGCCGGCGCCGTTTCCGATCACCACCGCCCTCGACGAGGTCTTGCGCGGCTACGCCGCCTGCGACCTGTGGGGCGCGCGACGTCTCGCGGCCGCGCTGCTCGAGCGGGCGGGTCGGCCTGCGGCAGCCGAGCCGAGTTCCGGCGGCGCCGCAACCGGGACGACGGGGCTGCCGGCGATCGACGCGGCACGGCACCGAGCTCTCAGGACACTCGATACCGGGCGGGTGTTGGACGACCTGGAGTCGCTCTGGCCAGCGCTGCCAGACCGCGTCGTGCGACGCCTGCATGCCTTGCTGACCGAGGGCGACCACCGCGAGCGGGCGCATGCGCGCTACCGGCTCGCCGAGGGGCGCGACGGCGATGCGCACCCGCGCACGCCCATCGTGCCGTGGGAGGTGGAACTCTTTCAGGTGGCGCTCCACGAGGCGTCGTGCGGCCTGTCCGCACACCTGTGGAGCACCGGGCAGTGGGCACTCGGGCTTGAGGACGCCGTGGTGCGGCGTGCACTGCCCGACGTGCGTCTGCACCTAGGCTTGGCCGCGAGCCGGGCGCCGCGACCGCCTTGGCCCGCCGCCGAGACCGTAACCGAGGGCGTCTCGCTTCCTCTGGTGCTGGGCGACGATGACCCGTATTACGCCGGCTGGACGCGCTTGGCGTACTTGGAGAGGCGATACCTGCCGGACCCCAATGCCCCGTACGGGCGGCCGACCGAGGAGATCACAGTGCTCGCGGGGGTCGTAGCGGTCCCGCTCGGCCGGGCGGTGCCGCCCGGCGCCGTGCCATTCGTGGACGGCGATGCCCAGGACTGGTGGTCCCCAGACGGAGAGTTCGGAGGGGGACGGGCGTCGGTCGCACTGGCCCGGGCAGAGGGGCCCCTGGTGGGGCTGGACCGTGTCACCGATTGGCTGGGCGACACGGACGTGCTGGTGCCGCCTGCAGCCTTGGTCGACTTGCTGCACGTGGCGGCACCTGAATTCGGCGGACCGCTCGTCTGGCGCGATGATCAAGAGAGCCCGGCGGTCGCGCTTCGAACCTGGTGGGTGCGCAACGGTGAGGCACTCTTCGCCGAGCCGGCCGCATGCGTGGGCGCCGACCTCGTGATCCGGCCCGACCTGTTTGAACGTTTGTGCGTCAGCTTCGGAGTGCCGCTGCGCGAGCTACGCGCAGTTCTCCGGCGTCCGGTCCCGGGACGGCGCGCGCGGCCATGACATGCGCCGGTCCTACGGCCATCTGGTGCCCGTCGACGGCGAATCGGCTCGTGTAGCGAAGCTGCCGGCCGCGCTCCGCCCATGGGAATGTTCCCGGACCGAGGGGCCTGTGCGCGTGAAACGAAGCGACGACAACTCACGGCAAATGAAGGCGCCTCCACTACTTGCGCCTGTGCTTGGCGAGTGTCCGCGCTCCCGTCCCGAGGCGGATTCGGAAATGGTTATACCGGCACACCTCCCAGGAGGTGTGCCCGTGGAACGTGCGGTTCTCACGGGAGCTGGCGGAGGATTCGCCGTTCAAGCCGCGTGACGTTCTGCGGGGTCGCGATGCGAGAACGCTCGCGCGCGAGCTGCTCGCGATGTCGCAGGAGGAGTTCTCCGCCGCGTTCCGCAAGTCGCCGATGAAGCGGGCGAAGCTGCGGGGGCTCAAGCGCAATGCGGCAGCGGTGCTCGGCAACGTTGGCAGTGGCGATGATGTCGATGTGCTCACACGTGCGCTCGATGACGAGGAGCCGCTCGTGCGCGAGCACGCCGCATGGGCGATCTCGCAGATCGCTAGGCGGATCTCGAGTTCAGCAGCTGGATGATCTCCTCCACCGTCGCGCGCGCGGAGCGGCCCACGCCGATCAAGGTCGCTGACGCGAACCCCGTCCAGTCGCCGTAGCCAACGAGCCATAGCGGGATCGCGTCGGCGACGCGGGTGCCTCCCCCGTCGGAGGCCATCGCCACGCGTCCTCGTGCGTCAACGAGACCAAGCGGAGCGAGGTGCCGGAGCGCGGGACGGAACCCGATCGCGAAGATCACCGCGTCCACCGCCTCCGCCCGGCCATCAGGCCACTCCACCCCGTCGGCCGTGAACCGCGTGAACATCGGCTCCGCGTGGAGGACGCCCCGCGCGAGCGCCGCTCGCACAGGAGGCACCATGACGATGTCACCCAGGCTCCGGGGCGGGTCGGGCGTGCGGCCCTCCTGAATTGCCTTGTAGCGCGCGGTGGCCTGCTCGAAGAGGTACCGGCCGTCCACGTACTCGGGAAGGAAGGTGGGCAGTTCCCGGGTCGCCCACGTGACATCTGCGCAGTCCGCCAGCTCCGCCGCGATCTGTGCGCCCGAGTTGCCGCCACCCACGACGACGACGCGCTGCCCGATGAAGGCATCCCGTCCCGGATAGTCGGCGCTGTGGAGTACCCGACCACGGTATGTGCCGCGGCCCGGCACGTCCACCGCTACGGGACTTGCCCAGGTCCCCGTCGCACTGACCACGGCGCGCGCCTGTACCGCGCCAGCCGACGTCTCGAGTACGAACCCCTCGCCGGCCCTGCGAATGGCCTCGACCCGCACCGGCTGTATGACCGGCAGCGCGTAGCGGCGCTCGTACTCGGCGAGGTACGCGATGGTCTGGTCGCGCGTCGGGTACTCGTCGGCGCCCGCATCCCGGTCGCGCGGCATCAGCCACCCCGGGAGCGACGACCACTGGGCAGGGGAGAACAGCCGGAGCGACGGCCACGCACGCTGCCACGCCCCGCCGGGCGCGGACTGCTCGTCGAGGATGACGAACCGCAACCCGCTCCGTCGCAGGTAGAAGCCGGTTGCGAGCCCTGCCTGACCGCCGCCGATCACCACGACGTCCCAGACCTGAGACGTCAGATCATGCCCACCTGCTGTCACGCGTGTGGAGCAGTCACGTTCGGCCTGCCGCCAGTCTGGAGGAACTCGATGAAGTCCTCCGGCAACCCGGCCGCGCGCACGCCGGCAGCGGTCGCCGCGATGTCGTACTCGACGCGCACGTACTCGACCGCAGGCTCGTTCGTGCCGAGCGTGAGCCGCACATAGCCGGCACGCCAGTCGCCGTCCTTGGGGCGCCCCACGCTGCCGGTGTTGATGAAGTGGATCCCGTCCACGACGCGATGCCACGGCTTGTGCGTGTGCCCGAACGCGATGGCGTCACCCGCCTTGAGCCCGACGACCGCCGCCATCTTCCGACAGAAGTCGTCGCTCCGGTCCACGGTCCAATACACGGTGTTGAGCGTCGGCGTCCCGTGCACGAGCACGAGCCGCGGCCCCGCGGCGTGGCCGCCCAGGGGACGGAGGTCGAGGGAGAACGGGAG
The genomic region above belongs to Gemmatimonadetes bacterium SCN 70-22 and contains:
- a CDS encoding pyridine nucleotide-disulfide oxidoreductase, coding for MTSQVWDVVVIGGGQAGLATGFYLRRSGLRFVILDEQSAPGGAWQRAWPSLRLFSPAQWSSLPGWLMPRDRDAGADEYPTRDQTIAYLAEYERRYALPVIQPVRVEAIRRAGEGFVLETSAGAVQARAVVSATGTWASPVAVDVPGRGTYRGRVLHSADYPGRDAFIGQRVVVVGGGNSGAQIAAELADCADVTWATRELPTFLPEYVDGRYLFEQATARYKAIQEGRTPDPPRSLGDIVMVPPVRAALARGVLHAEPMFTRFTADGVEWPDGRAEAVDAVIFAIGFRPALRHLAPLGLVDARGRVAMASDGGGTRVADAIPLWLVGYGDWTGFASATLIGVGRSARATVEEIIQLLNSRSA